Within Cyprinus carpio isolate SPL01 chromosome A7, ASM1834038v1, whole genome shotgun sequence, the genomic segment TCATCAACAAATCAACAATcagataaatagattttattccTAAATTAAACCGAATGTTACTTGAGTTTTAAGTCTTTTGAAGATTAAGTTAAGAGACATAAACACCGGCTCTAACTTGACAACCTCAGCCATGCCATTAGCTTCTGTCAAAGTCATGTCACGTGAAGTACTACGTTTGCACGTGTTTTGGGAAGCAAATTGAAAACGATCAATATGCCACTCACCTTATTCCCTATTTTAACAGTAGGAAGAGTGGAAATGCTCGCTGTGCTTGTTTGTCTAAACATACATGTTGAAAGACATTCTGTGACCACTCTGCCCCTGAGCGCAGCCATCTTGGATTGAACAAACACACTATACGGTAAGCGCAAAGGGACAACACGCTTTCACGCCGCACCCCTTTCAAATAAAACGATAAAACCATACATTAAAATCTTGCTTGATGTCTGTGTATGCCGGCTAACTGAGGACATCATTAGGATACTTCAGGGGATCTCGTCTTATCTTTAGTTTAGTACAggaaaataacttaattaattttAAGCGTAAAAATGACGGAAGAGGATAACTGGGATGAAGATTTGGAAGAAGACGCCGCGATAGCAAACCTCGTCCATCAATTGagtattgacttttttttcttctttttttcccttttagaCTTTACctaatgtgttataaataatgataaaaataagattatttgactgaaaaaaatactggactataaaaaataacaacaagagCAAAACCGAAAGTGAAACCATCACAAACAAAAGTTttagaggaaaaataaaaatttgtatcattgttttttttaaaatccagaTATCCACAAACAACATATTGGGAAATCAGACCGTAATTCTGAAGTACGGCCATTAAATGAAAGAGTGGACTTTGGTGAGTTGACCACCTGTTCCcttaaatcaaattaatcagcATTCTAAtggaaactgaaattgaaaagCTTGATTTCAGCATTGGGTTTATGTATGTTCTTCATAAAGTTTTTAAGTACATTTCTTTGTTATCAGTTGCACTGCCCTGTGGTCATCGAATGCCGACAGACTATGTTGTTGCTTGGTTCAAGTGTTACCTAAAGCAGGTCTGTCTATATTACACTGTTTACATATTGACTGCCTTTAATGCCTACGCTACAATTTTATGTTCAACTGGTTCTTGTCTTCTAGAAAAAGACTGAGTTTTCCTGCCCTCGTTTTAACGAGGTTCAGGGGAAATCCTGCGGTCTGAAGCTCTCTTATCAGGACCTCTGTCAGCTGATACCACTGACAGACAAACAACGGGAATTCTTGGAGGAGAACCTCGCTGCTCTTGTTGCTAGAAGGCTGTTTGACTTTAAAGCTGTAAGATCGTTCATTTTGTCTGCTTGTTTGCGTGCATATGGCCTCTCACAAGATGCATCTGCTTGTCATTGCTGCAGTGTCCAGGATGTCAGTCTCATGTGGAAAGACGAGATCGAAGTAACCTGTGTGTAAACTGCATTATCTGCACGGCCAACCTGAAACGAAATTACTACTTCTGCTGGAGCTGCCGCAGGGAGTGGAAGGGGCCGGCCAATAATTCTGTGCAATGTGGCAATACTGGCTGTGGACAGAGAGCGGTGAATAAAAGCTAACTGAATTTaccatataaatgtgttttataatcttTTCTGACAACATATTATGATTTTGTTGCATCCAAACAGAGAACTTCAGATCCTCTTATAGGATGCAAACctgagtttaaaatgaaaatgcttagAGAAAAGGGAGACGATGTAAGTTATGTTGTACATATCACAATAATTGAAAATGGCTAttataaatcaatgtttttatcattaaaacaCATATTGTTGTGGTAATTGTCCTAATGATGCCTTATGTTTGAATATTATGTGcagattaataaaatatatgtttgttaatcctttttttcttcttggtcAATTTACCCAATAAAAGACAAATCCAATGACAGAAAACGTTTGGCACTGCTTATCAACAATGTAGAATTTAAAAACTTAGATGACAGGACCGGGGCAGACAAGGATGAGCTGAGAATGGAAGTGCTGCTTAAAGGTCTGGGTTACACTGTGATCACACTCAGAGACCTCAGTGCACAGGTGCATTCAAGTGTATTTAAGCTAAAgttaccaacttttttttttttttgatatttgatcTTGATGGTCTGATGTTCAGGGTATGCTTTCTGCCATGCGAGACTTCGCCCAGCGAGAGGAACACTCTGAATCGGACAGCTGCTTTGTGGTGTTGATGTCCCATGGAGATGCCAGTGGAATCAGTGGGGTTTTTGACTCTTTCGACAGTGAAGATGAAGAGGACATTTTTCCAACAGATGAAATTTTTAATTGCTTGAACACTCCGAACTGTGCTGGATTGCGGGACAAGCCAAAAATCATCCTTATCCAGGCGTGTAGGGGTGGTGAGTTACAAAATGCTGTTAAACTACTATTTAAAATGTTGCCATATTTGATTGGTTAGAGCCTCATTCATTTCTAGCCACATGCCTTGGCAAATTTTGCCCTGTTACAGATAAAGAAGGCAGTGTGGATGTCCCGGACGCTGTGCCAAGACGCAACAGAGGTAAAGAGCACCGTGAAAAAGACTTCTGCTGCCTGAGATCCTGTACTCCAGGTAAGTTTTTCCTTACTTTATTCTGCTCCATTTACTATAATATTAcatgaaacacattaaaaaatatttattgggGTGACATACAGTACATGGGACATACatgggatagttgacccaaaacgttaaattctgttatcatttacgcACCCTCAAGTTCCAAGTTCCCCGGTTTGAGTTTCATTCTTcaactaaacacaaaataatatttgaagAACGTCGGTAACTGAACAGTTGCTGTTTCTCATTAAATTCCAtagtatggggaaaaaatattgaagtcaatgggaaccagaaACTGTCTGTttacccacatttttcaaaatatgttcttttgtgttcagcagtagaaaaaaaatcaaacaggtttggaatgacatgagggtgtgtaaatgatgacaggattttcatttctgggtaaacTGTCACTTTAATGCTGACTACTGGATATactgtattgttttaaaaatgtgctaTTTGAATTGCATCTAAGCGTTCTGTTCTGTCAAACAATGTTTGTCTTAATTTGTATTCTCTATACAGATACTGTGTCCTACAGAAACCAAGAGAATGGTTCACATTTCATCCAAGACATTGTGGAAATATTTAATCAGCATGCCCACCAGGACCACATCGAGAAACTCTTCAGAAAGGCAAAGTCACATTCTTTAGCAAGACAGACATCAGTCTGTAGACATCAATGCCGATATGTGTTTTTTGATGGTTGCTTGAATGTTTGATGTTTACTTCCTTGTTATTCCTTGTCAGTAATATTGCATGTCAGTAACAATAAGCCAAATACCAAATACcaagaggtcttttttttttttttttgaacatttgaggttatgtgtgtttgtttatgttgtaatatttatttttatttttgaaacaggTCCTTAAGAAGTTTAAGATTATGCATCCGGATCAAATGCCATGCAAAGAAAGAACAACATTATCTAAGAGATTCTTCCTCTTCCCTGGGTTGTAAGACACAGCAACTATAAATTCTTGATTTATGCATCTTTTTATTGTCATCTCAGGACTTCCTCTTTGAagaaaacaagaatttattgatattttaatgagTTTGTATGTTCGTATATTCCTTGATTATGAAATGAACAGATTTAGCTTGTTGTCCAACTTGAAACTTGATTTGAGCACCCCCCACCAACCCAgactattttacaaataaagttaaaaataattgaTTGAAGGATTGATACAATTAAATTAACTAGCTCTATAAATGTATTCTTCAGTAAATTTCACAATGTTAAAACTATGCTATTTTCCTtcgatttatttgaaaaaaagaagaaacagatATTGAAATATTATGTATGAAATATTATGACCATCAGGAAAATAACAACTGGATATGCTGTGAACATACTGTATTAAACTGCTTTTTACTGCTTTGTTCAGtttcttttaattataaatgaattctGAAACGTTTACAtgaaaaattacagtatttatgttGACCTGTTAGTTTGCTAGATCTGCTGACCTAGATTGCAGATATCATTTCTTGTAACCACTTAGCTGTAAAGTTGGATTTCCTGTATTATGAAACAGAAACCAGGTACACTGAAAGATACCTGCTGTGTGTTACCTGTCTTTGAATTTACACAGATGGAATGAGGCTTTGAGGCATAGATATGctacattttagttaaaaattaaacagtttttctcaaatatatcATTAGATGCACCTAAATAAGGGTTTTGTCTCAGCTAAACATTTGCTGGTTTAATGGTCttttgttataaatgtttttatgaaatgataCTCACATAAAATAAAGTGGAGGGACCTGGATATTAGCTAGACAGTCATAGAATTTATTGGGAATTTTTGCTATGAAAAAATACGGAATAGGCCTACGACGTGGAATAACTTGTCCAcaatcaaaaccataaaaaagaatgaaagaaaaaaaatagttttagagCTTTTTGTCTGACAAAATTGAAGGTTTTGTGTCTCCACAacaataaaagatttatattttgtaagAGGAAAAATACCACAGTGTTTTTCCGATTTACGAAAGAATAATTTTTGGGGCCTGTTCTTAATGATTCACTTCGAGGTGAGTAACATGTTGGAATCAGTAATGCAACAGCTGACGTACCTGTTCTCTGAAAATAATGATGTTGCTACTTAAGCATTTAACTAATTATTTAGCTATTTAGAATCTGCAgtgattcattatttttaaccGGTTCGTTGAAATGAACTGTTCGAACGAGCCGATTTGTTTAAACGAACAGGATTTAGCCTAATGTTCGTTATATTTTATGTGCAGGTGTTGTTGCCGAGGTTATACGCATTTTTCCTTTGAGTTCAAGCAATAGGCTACAATGTGTAATAATCAAGGAAATATGTTTTGGATATCTGCCTATGCGTGCTTTGGTGAAATGCATCTGTAATCTCATGGACTGTCTGCAGACACTAAATGCACCTCCCATTATCATCCTTGTTGAGTTGTGAGAAATCGGCCTTTTACAAGGTTGAATCagaaaaggaatatatatatatatatatatatatataacattttaggtCTAAAATTTATGATAGTATCATTTAGATGCTTCAAATGGTAATACATGCAAATTACAGAAGTTTCATTGGCTGCGCTCGCCAACAATTCGTTCCTATAGTTTCCAGTCTTGATCGTCCAATTTTCCAGTCGTGCAGTTATAGACTGAATGTCATTCAGCCGCCCGCTGGTGTCTTCTTTCTTTGGATGTCGATTTACTATTAAGCGACTCAATCACTGAAGGGTAAGTAGCCTATGGCAGGATCAATTTGATTAGATTTGATTTGAGTAGTCATGGAAAAGTTTTGGAGGTAAATGATCACTTTGAATTATGAAAGCAATTTAGTAACTATTTAGGCTACACAAAGTTGTCTTGAATGCGGACcttagtgtattttatttgtggtGAATAGGAAAAGTCATAAATATGTTACATAGGCTTTGATCCCCGATTTGTGTATATGCTACAAACCGGAAAGTCAGGTTTGACTGATTTGGATAAGGCGAAACTGATACACACCCAAAGACTCGATATCTGGAGGTAGATGGCTTTAGGATTATTTCAAATTCATCAGACTGTAtctttaacaattttaataaataaatatttgtctaAAACGATCTAAAATATTTACCAGTGAGACTCAATACACTGTgacattgttttgttaaatttatgggaaaaacaaaaactggCAGATGTGGTTGTTAGTTATTtaccataaaaaacaacaacagcattttaGCCATTGGATGACATTTTGGtcactatatattttacagttgttatgaatttcattaaattatgttatgttaataTACTAacctatttaagatatttttttgacTATTTAATATACATGGTAAGGAAATTTTACCAATTaatagtttttactgtagcatatGTCTGTTCTTTATAGGCTAGTTTTTACATAGGCGTACAGTTGATCATAATTTGAAACTCTTGTGGAAAGTTTGTAGCAAATCtttgttgaaatttttttatttctctatttcTAGTTGTCTGCTAAATTCATTTACTGTATGATTTATTGTGTATGATTTTAGCTGTAAAGTCATGGCTTCCTCCAGCGTTGTGTCTGAAAAAAGCCTCACATGTACCATATGTCTGGACGTGTTCACTGACCCTGTAACCACTTCCTGTGGGCACAACTTCTGCATGGTCTGCATCCGAAGCCACAGAGACTGCAGTCCATGCTCGAAGTGCCCACTGTGTGGGAAGGCATTGGATTCAAAACAAGATTTTAACATAAACAGAACCATTAAAGAATTTGCCGAAGgcatcaaaagaaaaagaatccTGGAGATGGCTGAAGTGTCCTGTGATAGTTGCCCAAAGAAGAAAATGCGGACTGCAATTAAGTCATGCTTACACTGTGGAACCTCTTTCTGTGAGTCTCACTTGGAGCCCCATAAAACTGCAGAAAAACTCACGAAACACAAACTAATTAACCCTGTGAAGAATCTTGAGGAATACATTTGCAAGAATCATGAAAGACCTCTGGACCTTTACTGTAAAGATGATCAGACAGCCATCTGTCAGTTCTGCATCGAGAGTGACCACAGGACTCATAAAACTGTTCCTCTGGAGAAGGAGAGTTTGGTAATTATATCTAACACTCTGAAGTCATTAATGTAGTCACTAATAGCAACTATGAAAAAATCCTTtccaacattttaaacattaacaacGTTTGTATGCTGATGCTATACTACA encodes:
- the casp23 gene encoding caspase-23 isoform X2, encoding MTEEDNWDEDLEEDAAIANLVHQLNIHKQHIGKSDRNSEVRPLNERVDFVALPCGHRMPTDYVVAWFKCYLKQKKTEFSCPRFNEVQGKSCGLKLSYQDLCQLIPLTDKQREFLEENLAALVARRLFDFKACPGCQSHVERRDRSNLCVNCIICTANLKRNYYFCWSCRREWKGPANNSVQCGNTGCGQRARTSDPLIGCKPEFKMKMLREKGDDIYPIKDKSNDRKRLALLINNVEFKNLDDRTGADKDELRMEVLLKGLGYTVITLRDLSAQGMLSAMRDFAQREEHSESDSCFVVLMSHGDASGISGVFDSFDSEDEEDIFPTDEIFNCLNTPNCAGLRDKPKIILIQACRGDKEGSVDVPDAVPRRNRGKEHREKDFCCLRSCTPDTVSYRNQENGSHFIQDIVEIFNQHAHQDHIEKLFRKVLKKFKIMHPDQMPCKERTTLSKRFFLFPGL
- the casp23 gene encoding caspase-23 isoform X1 — translated: MTEEDNWDEDLEEDAAIANLVHQLNIHKQHIGKSDRNSEVRPLNERVDFVALPCGHRMPTDYVVAWFKCYLKQKKTEFSCPRFNEVQGKSCGLKLSYQDLCQLIPLTDKQREFLEENLAALVARRLFDFKACPGCQSHVERRDRSNLCVNCIICTANLKRNYYFCWSCRREWKGPANNSVQCGNTGCGQRARTSDPLIGCKPEFKMKMLREKGDDIYPIKDKSNDRKRLALLINNVEFKNLDDRTGADKDELRMEVLLKGLGYTVITLRDLSAQGMLSAMRDFAQREEHSESDSCFVVLMSHGDASGISGVFDSFDSEDEEDIFPTDEIFNCLNTPNCAGLRDKPKIILIQACRGATCLGKFCPVTDKEGSVDVPDAVPRRNRGKEHREKDFCCLRSCTPDTVSYRNQENGSHFIQDIVEIFNQHAHQDHIEKLFRKVLKKFKIMHPDQMPCKERTTLSKRFFLFPGL